AAAGATGGCTTCCTGGGAGGCATGTCCGTCAACACCGGCGAGGTCTTTTGCTCGGTCCCCGGCCGTCTGTCTCTGCTCAGTTCAACTTCAAAGTACAAAGTAACTGTGGGGGAAGTTCAGAGACGGCTCTCGCCCCCCGAATGCCTCAACGCGTCTCTCCTCGGCGGCGTCCTCAGAAGGTAAAACCCCCAAACCGGTTATTACGGGGTGAAGGGAGAGGGCTCTCCCGGAAACCAGCAGATAGCCGCACGCAGTTGCCTAGCAACCGGGCGTCCAGCGCGCGGCCCGGCGCTGCGCGTGCGGAGAGCCACGGCCGCCACGTGCAGGGGGCCGCGCGCGCAGACGCCGCCGCCCTGGGACCCACGCGCCGCAAGCACGCGCCGCTCGCTCTCCCGCTGTTGTCGGTACTGGgaacctccctctctccctgccctgtgcCTGGCGCCGGGCACTTTTTCTCCCCGGGACACTTGGAGGGCATTCTGTAGCCTGAGTGAGACTCAGAACCTACACACTTATCTAAAACAGACGTTTCATGGAGTAACCTGCTTTGTACCAGTAATATACTGTAAtattgctctgttttgttttaaaatatggttgGCCGCCGACTAAATTGGTCACTGCCCACCGAGGCATTGTTCCCTGCAGTTTGAAAAATTCCATACTAGACTTGCGACCTCCTGTCTTCAGTAAGACCACCACCAATAATAATGAAATAGGAATAGTTCTTTCTTGGGGGCATTCAAGTGCTCCTTAATATGGGAAGAAGACACTCCATAGACTCCTTTGGGAAAATGCGGGAAGAGATGGCTTTTATCTTCAGATTTACAGCCTTCCCCCGGAATTTCTGCCTGTGCCTGGTCGAAGGGCAATTTGGTAATGTCTCTAATATGAAGGTAACACTGTAGGAGATGAACTTTTCAAGTTAGCCTCTTTGGGGAGTTGAAAGTCCCTTTCTTTCCTGAAAGTGGCTGTGTTTGAAGAGTACCACAAGAGAGGTCAGAGTAACtggtttttttcttgtatttttgccCAGAATTTAACACATAGAGGGACAATTTGGGGAAGAAGTAAATGTGTGACTCATGGATTTTTCTCACTTTGAATCCTCTTGCTCTGCTCTCTTGAAGTGAGCCCTTTGAGCCCCAGAGTGTGGAAGTTTCTTTCAATCACCCCTGGGCATTGAGCGTGTGTGTATAAAACTTGCTAtgagattaagtgagataatcaATATACAGTGCTTATCGCATAACTAAACTCCCTAAAGTGTTAGTTTAACAGTTACTGTGATTACCATCATCGTGTTGGTTTCATGTTTCAGTCTTCCTTCCCCCTTTTAACCCAACTCCGTTTTATATCGACTCTTGACCCCTTCCTTCCTGGAAAACCCCACCTGTTTCAGCTAGTTAGTGCCTTCTCTCTGAACCACCcagttctttccctcttttcagcAAGGTTGTGCTTGCCCAGTTTATGTTCACCTAACTGGCTCCATTACAAGGAAAAGAGCTTGTGTGTTGCCTATGCAACTTCTACCTTTTCTGGACCCACAACCTGATTATTCCCatctggtatcttttttttttttctcacaagataaaaaaaaaaaaagaaaagaaaagaaaacaactcaattttttttttatgctctGTATTGCAGAAATTAAGCAAACCTCAGCAAACTATCAGCAAATAAccaaaaggaaagggggaaaatgtgCTAACCTCGAGTTAAAACCTCTTCAAGCTCCACTGGGCTTTAGATTGCTAAGTCTAAACTTTGTTTCAGGAACACTCTGAGGTTAATCAGAATGTTAATTCTTGCAATTTCAGAGCCAAATCGAAAAATGGGGGGAGATCTTTGCGAGAAAGGCTAGAAAAAATCGGTTTGAATTTACCCGCGGGCAGGCGCAAAGCAGCAAATGTCACGTTACTGACCTCCCTGGTGGAAGGTAAGCAAGACGTGTGGCCATTTCACGAAGTGGCTGAGTTTAACTGTTGGCTGAAGGCTGACATTTTACACGTTTCATGATTAACTGGAAATCATTGCGATTGTTGTGCCCTTATGAGTTGGATGTCAAGCGGCTGCCTGAGAGAAGTTCAAAGGTCCTTTTACTTAGAGGGAGCTGGCAATTGCAGAGAGGCCAAGGGACATGTGTGAGGGTCCCTAAGCTCTGAAGAGTGCTCAGGTCCAGGCGCTAAAGCAGTGCAGGGGTCACCTCTGCCATCAGGTGCAGGATGCAGTGTGTGAAACCCCTCTGCATGAACTCTTGCAAGGTATCTCTGGAAGCAGCAATGCATTCTAGACCTCTCTCCTTCCCAGGTTCTACCTCTGAATCGTCAGTAGTAGAAAACACATTGTCAGTTTATCAAACTATTACTGCATTCATGACCCCTATGGTTATTTTCGATCTCATGCCACTCCCAGCGTCCTATCTCCTACTGATTACCTGGGACTTGTTATTGATGAAATTGGCTTAGTGAAGCCAATGAGgcctaggaaaaaaaatgagatcgaGGGTGGTGGTGAGGAAACAAGGAGGGGAGTCACATAGGACCTACTGTGTAgattcattgattcattgattGTGAATTAAAGGCCCATAATTATAACAAGCACATTCTAATTTGCTCATCATTTTGGGGTTGGGGATGATATTTATGGTATATAATAAACAGGATCTTCTACACAGTTGAGAACAAGAGGATCTGCAGTTAATTTGCAGGATGGGGAAGGGATAGGAAATACAGCCAGATGGTCCTAATGAAGGAAGTAGAATTTTCTCTAGAGTCTAACATGttggtcttggttttttttttctttctgtttttatggatATGATATTATGACACTCCTATGGGGAACTGATTTTCGGAGATCTTAGAACATGCAAGTAACAACCATAAAGTCATCACATTCACAGGCGTTGCACTTTGCCATCTTTAAGGCAAAATTGTCTGGCCCAAACTTACCCTCCAGGGGCAGCAGTCACCAGATTTCCTTATCACACTTATTAGCAGTTGATTCAGCCCCTGgtagtggggtggggtggggtgggaggttgtttTTTGCCCTTCAGGGAATTACTAATATCACTGTCCTTATTTTGTAAAAGCAGTCAAGGTAATCTCTATCCAAGATGTGAATTTGGGTGGAGAAGGGACAAGACAGGAAAACTACTGAAATTCCAATATTCATTTGGCAGTTTTCAGTTTTATGGATTTGGATCATTGTAAGCATCATgcctgaagtctttttttttttttgttactataATGATGATTAAAAGTAAGCCATGCCCCTTAAAAATATGGTAACTGTGGGATAATTCAACATATCTCTTTTTCATGTTTGGTATCATCCCTTGAACACCTAAGGCTGTGCGTTAAAGGGTAATAATGCTTTATTTGAAAGGGACTTCCACATTAGCTGAGGAATCTCTCAGGTGTCCAGATTTTCTGTAGCTGGTGTGTCATCTTGTGCAGTGGAAAGTCCTTAAGTAGGAAAACGATGACAGGACCCTCTAAGGAGAAACCTGAAACCTATCAGGGAACTGACAAAGAATGAATACTTCATTGCTGGACAGAAACACTTATTCCATATATGTTTTACATATGTTCTTTAATATATGTGGGCATGTACACACATGGAATTATGgttatatgtatattaattatTAACAAGAGGGGGGTTTGTCCTAGTGCAGTTATAGGAAGATATGAAAGATAATACAAAAGATAggaatacttttaaattttatttaaagcagGTGTAACAGGTGCTtttaaaaggaggaggaaaatctGGCTCCAATATCCAGCCAACTGTCTAGATGCAATTGTAAGGTGACTCCTGAACATATCTGCCCATCTTTCCCTTAAGAGAAAGCATGGGGTGTAGGAAGCCCCAAGCTATTCCAGGGATGTCTAGCTAGGACTTGGCCAAAAAGATCATCAAGGAGAGGCTGGAAAGAGCAGCAGGAGCAAAGTTTCTTCCATCAACTTTATGGCCTGAGAGTCATTTTTATTTGGGCTTCAGTCTCACCTTTGCTTTTGCCCCCAACAGCTGGTCTCTTCTGTAAATACCAACAGTCGAGCAGGAAGGATCTCTTGGCCTGGGATGATTAGGAAATAGGGACTGATTATTACCTCTGCTGCTGTCTTTTCAGGAGAAGCTGTTCACTTAGCTCGGGATTTTGGGTATATTTGTGAAACAGAGTTTCCTGCTAAAGCTGTTTCAGAGTATTTGAACCGGCAGCACACCGACCCCAGTGACCTGCATTCCCGAAAGAATATGCTGCTGGCTACCAAGTGAGTGTCCCAAACCCTGAGCCCTCCCATCCTGCTGCATCACCTCATCAACTCCTGGGGCAGGGGGCCATGGCCGGGAGGAGGGGGGCAGTACTGGGGAGGCAATGCAGCCCCCACTGGTGGAGCAGGAAAGCAGCTCAGTGGTAGGAGTAGCTTGTGCAGCCTGTGGATTGCTGGCAAGGAGCTCTCCGGGCTCCACCctgctgcccttctctctctcctctctcctccctcttccccacccaggTTGATTATGGGCTATGGGTTTGTCTGGGTCTGCTCTATTACCAAGTTTTGGGGGGAGAATGGCTTTATTAATATGAATCCAGGCTTTTTACATTCTCCCCAACCCTGGGGAAACCAGGCAGACTTTCTCTGGGTTGGTCCTTGTTCGAGTTCTTCCCCGGATCCCTGGGTGCCCATTTCTGCCAGGTTTcacctctctctgtcagatgcaTGCTCCGGGTGTCTTTATGTCACCCATGTGTACCCATCTCTACCCACAGCTCTAATTATTCTCTTTCCAACGTTGCTGTTTGGCATCTTCCACAGACGCAAAATTTACTACAACTCCAGAGGGGAAAACAGTAAATCTCTGGCTAAATTTAGGTCTAGAGCTCATTTGAACTTTTACAGtgggttttctatttatttgatttaCTCCTGTCTTTGGCTTCGGTGTCATATTGTTGGTGTTTTATGGCCCGCTCAGGCCTGCAGTGGGCGGCGCTGCGTCCACTcgcacgtttctctcgcaggcaggctCGGCCCAAACAGCAGCGCTCATTTATTTAGTGCTGGAGGACGCGGTTTGTTCCGTTGACAGcgtaatttaaagaaatatatggaaGGCTGAAAAATCATTTGCTCAAATTTGTCCAGATGTTTTTGAGACGTGATTGGAATTTGATTGCCCCTTTCCGCAGGGTCAAAAAATATTAATGTCCCAGAACTTTAATTGCTTACAGACCCTGCTTTGGGCTTTGAAGATTTAGAATGTTTGACTCCAAGCATTTGTTCTCCCCagttcagaatttcctttttggcACTTTGGTAATGAGTACAAACTTAAGGAAAGACTTCCTTAACCATCTCTTCCAACGATCAAAACCTGGCACCCATCCTCTTTTTTGGAAGGTTTCTTTCTGATGCACCAACTAGCAATGTAATAGATCTATTGCCCTTCTGccccttgcctctctctctgatggTCGGGGAACTGTTGGTGCTTCATAAAAGAGTAAAtgtactttggggaaaaaataaaactaaagtgtATAAATCAGGTAATAGGATTTCCCTAAGGAATGCTTGTAACTTCCCCTACCTCATCACCTCTTGAAATCCTGTAACGTCACTTAGAACACCAATTCTTAACCTGGGGAGAgtatcagaatcatctggggagctttTCCAAGGTATTTATTTGTGGACCTAGCCCCAAGCTCCCTGAATTGGAATCAGGGGGCAGAGGCATGGATATGAGCATTTGAACCCTGCAGGTGATTCCGAAGTACCCCTGGCTTAAGAGCTGCCCTATTTAGATAGATAGAACTCTTACCTATCTTTTCCTGGTTGTAAGGATGTAGGTGTGCATTTCGAGTTGAGAAACCAGTAGAGAGGACGACAGAGggtagagagagggtgtgtgttaGGATTCTCTACCCACCAGTCTTAAAACCAAAACCCTTTCTCTTGCtgcaggtgggagtggggggatgtATTCTCTGTCTCATTCAGCCATTACTCTTCCTGGGAGTAATCTCCCTGGCAAAGGATGCCCCAGGGTCACTCATATGGGCCTGTAGTTACCTGCCTTGTTTACCTGTTGTCCAGGCTCCAAAAGTCCCCAAATGTCAGGCCATGAAGAGAGTGGAGGGGTTGGGACTGGAACtctgtagtttttctttctcaccGCCCCCCTGGCCCCCCCACCCACCAGTGGAAACAGACTGACAGGAGATGTCTGCCAGTCCGTGAAAGGCTATGGCCTTTGGGATGTCATTCCTCTGACTGGTAGCAGAGCCAAGCCATTGGACCTTCTGGGCTAAAACCCTCCTATATTAACCCTCTTGTCCACCTCCTATattaaaaatttctcaaataaGCTCAAGTCATACTTAGGCACGCAGGATTCCTAAGGCTGAAAGATTCCTCTAAATTGTAGTTGCCTTGAGGAactaaaaaccttcaacaaataaatatctACCCTCCCATGTCTTAACCATCTACCTGTAGATGGTtaaggctttttgttttcttttttaaaacaatgtaggGATCCTTTTATATTGACAACAATCCTGTTGTACAATGATTTTCAGTAGCCTGTGCTTAAAAGAAAGGGCgaaaaggggaagaagggggGAAACATATCTTCCTCCCCAAATACTACAGGTAAACAGATTTTTGCTTTATGGAATCAGCATTCTCTCCTGGAATAAACAGTTGCATGCCCTGGGCCATGCAAGTCTCCGGCAATCTGCTTCTGTGCCAGGGACAGGCTTGTGGCTCAGGGGCTTAAATCTTTCAGGGCTTTTTGAGTCTGATCACCAAGAGGTTAgcgaggcagaggagagaagggggaagggttttgtttttgtttttgtttttttacaaaactGCCAGGTAAGAGCCAAAAATTACTGAATATTCAAAACCAAATGCTAAAGCCTAGCGAATTTCCCACGCAGACTTTAAGGGGTCCTGGAATGATGGGGGGAAAGATtggatttgaggaaaaaaaaaaaggcaaggctTTGGGATAGAAGGGGTGCATAACTTCCCCACCCCCGCTTTCCTTCTAGTCCCAGCTGCTCCAGAAGGGAGAGCGCTGGGAAGGGAAACAGAGCGGAATCGTCCACATTAGCCTCGCTCTCCGGCTCTATGGTGACCGGGCGCCTCTGGGCTTGTGTGAGCGTCTCCTTTCTAATGCCAATGACAACGACACTGAgtgatttccccccccccccccattcctttcccttcttcacaGGCAACTCTGTAAAGAATTTACGGATCTGCTGGCGCAGGACCGGACGCCAATCGGGAACAGCAGGCCTAGCCCCATCCTGGAGCCGGGGATCCAAAGCTGCCTCACGCACTTCAGCCTCATCACGCACGGCTTCGGCGCCCCGGCCATTTGCGCCGCGCTCACGGCCCTGCAGAACTATCTCACCGAGGCGCTCAAAGGCATGGACAAGATGTTCTTGAACAACACCACCACTAACAGGCACACGTCTGGGGAAGGCCCAGGTAGTAAAACTGGCGACAAGGAGGAGAAacacaggaaatgaaaaattaaaaaaaaaaaaagaaagaaaaatgttttaaatacaaaaggaaaacaaaaaatttaactttaGCTTTAAAATGTTGGATTGGCTTGGAAGAATTATATTAGGTAGAATACACAtgcaatcaaatttaaaaaaaaaagagctaaataacttaaaaaaaaaactgaggcgTACAACGGAGCAACAATATCGGTTCTCAGTGTCTATTTCAAGATACACTTGGAGACAAACGTCTGGATTTTCCACTTCGGTTTTTTCGAGCTTAGTAATACtgataataaaagaaaaccatgatTTTCCCCCTTTGGAAAATAAACATAAGACTAAACATGAGAAAACGCTAACTTATTGGAAGAAAATCGGAGAAACGTTGGTGTCAGTGCTTTGAGAGTTGGTTGACTGAGACGCacgaactttttaatttttaatatttttttaggaAACTCTCTCGAAGTCCCCACCCTTTCACCTCACCTCACCCCTCTCCAAGCCACTCTTTTCTACGttgcccgccctccctccctcaagcTGTCTCGGGAATTTTCCGGGATGAAAATGAGTGTGGTTAGCCCCTTTGCCTTGTGTTTCAGTCCCCTTGgtaccccgcccccgccccaccctgcgTTCTTAACTCACCGGCGCCCAGCTCCCAGGCCGTTGGCACCCTTGGGAGGGCGAGggcgggcagggagggaggcccgCGGTGGTGCCGGTGGGGCTCCAGCCAGCGGAGCAGAGGCTTCTGCGGCTGAGGAAAATCCAGATTAAGTTGATTCAGACTCATCATCAGTTCCTTTCAGAAATGTTACTAATTCCCAGCCTGGCCAGCATCTGCATACAGAGAATCttgcatttgttttatttgtgtcatctaCCAATTTTAAGaactatagtaaaaaaaaaaaaaagcacaatatgAATACGTTGATTAGTATGTAATTCCTTCGAAGGGGTATGTACCATttcattctcttctgttttccaaaGCTTTGCCCGCATGGTTTATGAGCTTCTTCAAAGAGGACTTGGGCTTCCTACACAATCTATAaggtacagagaaaaaaaaatccgatCCCTTTTTAATCAAAGCCTGTGTGTCAGAATTCTGCAGGTGCACTTCTTTAAAGAAGCTCAAAGAGAATAATTTAGAAAGTGGCCAATAAGAGATTGAAGCTGCTTTGAGTAGAGTTGCTAACAGATACCTCAACACGGAGTTCCAGGGGAGGGGGAGttggaaaatgaattttaggGGAGAAGAGTAAGGGTTCTTGGAGCCCAATATTTTAGCAATATTGCCCTGCTTTTGAAATAGATTCCATTTCCTTGGGCTCTTTGGTGATTGCTGTTCTAGCGCATAAAGAAGCAGCTTTTCCAGTGGTTGTGGGTAGGAGGGTGCTGCAAGCTTTCGTGTTTCAGCCACAATTGCTTTCTTACAAGATGCTTTATGAATGAGACACTCCCCCCTCCCAGATGCGTACTTCTTTTGGCATATAATGGCAAAATAATGAATGCAGAGTGAAAGGAGATGTATTTCAGCTTTGAATTTTGCCGTCTGTATACACTGAGAATATTCCCAGTGGATAAAGTTTCCTGCACTTAATGTCTCTCATTCTGGCAGCTCTACTCCTTTCTTGGGCTTCATCTGAGCATTATCATGAAATAAGATCTGGAACCTGTTGTCGCCACCCTCCCCAAAGCAGTGGGGAAATCCACCCTCAGTGGTCTCTAAACTTAGTGTTGATGCACGCGCCTCTTTATACAAACTAGACCTTAGGACCTTTGCAACACCCCTGAAAGATAAAGATCCAGATGTCTGTTCTGCAGGATTTACACGTAGGAACCACGGGGACTCTCAGTTCTGCTGCCCCATGGGCTTTGGCTTTGGGGGGAGGTTGGAGGATTGGGGTTTAGGCACCTGCTGGGAGCTTTGCGCTGACACTTTTATGGGGGAGGGAGTTAGGGAGCTGGTTTCAGGTCACCAGGAAGGTCCAAGCAACAGTTTATGTCACATCCCAGCCCATCTGCCGCTAGCTCCTTTGGGAACATCTGGGTGTGCAGGGCTCAGCCCAAGACGAGGTTAAATACAAAGGTTGGGAACTAAACCTTATGGAGAGTGTACACACTCCATCTCTCCCCAGCTCAGAAGCCTGCGCCTTTGTCGGAGGGCCTGGCCGCTTGCATTGTATGTATTCTGATTGCACAAGGCCAGGAGAAACCACATTGAAAACCATCGTCTCCTTTCCTTGCAGGGCAACGCGCCCCACGCGTGTGACGTGCGAGAGACGCGATGGACGCGCCTTGCTCTTACTGTGCAGGTCCTGAGAGCGTGTGGGCCACTCGCGCCCAGTCGTGTTGAGGACATAGCATCAGCCGCTGCAGGGGCCTCGGGCCGCGCGGGCCCTTTTCGCACTAGGTCTCACCCTAAGGGCTAAGGCGAACGAGAAAGCCCCATTCTCCAGTAGGTAATGGGGTGGCGCCACGCGGGCTGCAGGCGGGGAGGGGTCTCTGCGCTGCCCGTGCCCTTTACCACCAGCGGCCGCTCCGGGCGCCTGCTCCCGGAGGGCAAGTAGCCTAGAAATGTCCGGTGGAATCGGAAGCTTCCCCAGCCTTTGGCAGGGCGAAAACGCTCCCTCCTCACGTTCCTAAAGGCGGGTGATGGGGTACAAATTGTCCTATTTGGCTATGCAGGCTCTCTTCACCGTCCTTCGCCCTCATTCGAGCGTGCCTCCCGCGCCCCAGTTAAGTAGAGCCCCTTGCGCGTTTCCCCTGCCTATCCCCCACTCCGCGTGGAGAGAGCCCactgcctcccctctccctcacttCTCCTTCTCTGTACGACCCCCACCACCTTTGCTTTCGTTAGCCAGGCCCGCTACGTTTATCTGATAATTGAGTTATTAAAAGATTTGGTTTCCTTGGGCCCATAAATCAATAAACAGTAGGATTAACGCAAGAGTTTGCCTTTTAAGTCAAGGGAAACGTTTAAAACAAGCccttttgagttttgttttcaaaCCAAACAGGTGAGTTGcggctcttcctcctccctgcacTCTGCAGACATTTTATCCGTACCGCGTGCCCCCTCCCGAATGCTCACTCCCAAACGAAAAGAGCTAAAGATAGAAAAACGGAGTCAGGATGTGGCAACGCTGCCTTCACACTTTCCACTTTCCAAGTTCCCTTTGGAGGTTCCAAAGGTCTCCTGACCATTCTCTGTCCAACCCTGACTCCTCCTACAGGTATTATGGGTCTcaggggagggggggaaaaaagaaaaaaaaaaaaaaaacggagcaGATCTCGGGAGGGAGAAGTTTCCACCATCAAAATGATCTTTTAATTTCTCCCCACACTGGGAAACTAACTTTCTCTCACCACCCCCAGCACAAAAATTatcttgcatttttctttccttctctctggctCCACATCCTTAGCTTTCTCCACACCCCCATAAAGAACCGAAGAGGCTTTCAAAGACctggctgttttattttctttggccaAGGGAACCGCTTTCTCTCAAGCAATTATTTCATATCCTATGAAAACTCTGGTTGAATGGAAAACCTGAAGTCCCGGACTTATCTACACACTGTTCCTCTGGTACAAAGCCTTACTTAAAAGGGCAACTCCTTCCTATTTAGAGTGTTTATAGAGAATTTGTCATCACATCTGATCTCCTGTATGCGTAATACATTATGTGGAAAGGAAATAATAACCTTAAACCATCTGATGTTGCCTCAAGAGCCCAAATAGTGTTTCCCCTCCTGTGCCAATATATGTTAAATTATCGGGgttaaaaagagaatgaaagaaaaagagaaaggaaaagaaagaaagaagagtaagaagagatatcaaaatatcaaaattcatttttcttttctttcaaaaaatggaatGAACACTATTCTTTAAATGCCAAAATTGACTCCACTGTTGAGTTTGTCTCTAATCCACTAATATTGTTTTTGCCACACAATCGAGAAGTATC
This genomic interval from Neovison vison isolate M4711 chromosome 1, ASM_NN_V1, whole genome shotgun sequence contains the following:
- the TFAP2B gene encoding transcription factor AP-2-beta isoform X3, encoding MHSPPRDQAAIMLWKLVENVKYEDIYEMLVHTYSSMDRHDGVPSHSSRLSQLGSVSQGPYSSAPPLSHTPSSDFQPPYFPPPYQPLPYHQSQDPYSHVNDPYSLNPLHQPQQHPWGQRQRQEVGSEAGSLLPQPRAALPQLSGLDPRRDYHSVRRPDVLLHSAHHGLDAGMGDSLSLHGLGHPGMEDVQSVEDANNSGMNLLDQSVIKKVPVPPKSVTSLMMNKDGFLGGMSVNTGEVFCSVPGRLSLLSSTSKYKVTVGEVQRRLSPPECLNASLLGGVLRRAKSKNGGRSLRERLEKIGLNLPAGRRKAANVTLLTSLVEGEAVHLARDFGYICETEFPAKAVSEYLNRQHTDPSDLHSRKNMLLATKQLCKEFTDLLAQDRTPIGNSRPSPILEPGIQSCLTHFSLITHGFGAPAICAALTALQNYLTEALKGMDKMFLNNTTTNRHTSGEGPGSKTGDKEEKHRK
- the TFAP2B gene encoding transcription factor AP-2-beta isoform X1 translates to MHSPPRDQAAIMLWKLVENVKYEDIYEDRHDGVPSHSSRLSQLGSVSQGPYSSAPPLSHTPSSDFQPPYFPPPYQPLPYHQSQDPYSHVNDPYSLNPLHQPQQHPWGQRQRQEVGSEAGSLLPQPRAALPQLSGLDPRRDYHSVRRPDVLLHSAHHGLDAGMGDSLSLHGLGHPGMEDVQSVEDANNSGMNLLDQSVIKKVPVPPKSVTSLMMNKDGFLGGMSVNTGEVFCSVPGRLSLLSSTSKYKVTVGEVQRRLSPPECLNASLLGGVLRRAKSKNGGRSLRERLEKIGLNLPAGRRKAANVTLLTSLVEGEAVHLARDFGYICETEFPAKAVSEYLNRQHTDPSDLHSRKNMLLATKQLCKEFTDLLAQDRTPIGNSRPSPILEPGIQSCLTHFSLITHGFGAPAICAALTALQNYLTEALKGMDKMFLNNTTTNRHTSGEGPGSKTGDKEEKHRK
- the TFAP2B gene encoding transcription factor AP-2-beta isoform X2 gives rise to the protein MLVHTYSSMDRHDGVPSHSSRLSQLGSVSQGPYSSAPPLSHTPSSDFQPPYFPPPYQPLPYHQSQDPYSHVNDPYSLNPLHQPQQHPWGQRQRQEVGSEAGSLLPQPRAALPQLSGLDPRRDYHSVRRPDVLLHSAHHGLDAGMGDSLSLHGLGHPGMEDVQSVEDANNSGMNLLDQSVIKKVPVPPKSVTSLMMNKDGFLGGMSVNTGEVFCSVPGRLSLLSSTSKYKVTVGEVQRRLSPPECLNASLLGGVLRRAKSKNGGRSLRERLEKIGLNLPAGRRKAANVTLLTSLVEGEAVHLARDFGYICETEFPAKAVSEYLNRQHTDPSDLHSRKNMLLATKQLCKEFTDLLAQDRTPIGNSRPSPILEPGIQSCLTHFSLITHGFGAPAICAALTALQNYLTEALKGMDKMFLNNTTTNRHTSGEGPGSKTGDKEEKHRK